A genomic region of Desulfovibrio sp. contains the following coding sequences:
- the ruvA gene encoding Holliday junction branch migration protein RuvA: MIAYLEGRLAEIWGNACLIVTEGGVGYEVALPAHTLANLPGRGEPLALYTSLAVREDALELFGFATFEERQTFEVLVSISKVGARTALGILSIFRPDDLRRVVFEDDVLALTRVSGIGKKTAEHVFLELKYKLKVEDAPQAAALTTGTRPGSVFRDVLDGLGNLGYEPDECAPLVKKLLHEEPDLDVTGALRATLKALAKGKV; encoded by the coding sequence ATGATCGCCTATCTTGAAGGCCGCCTGGCCGAAATATGGGGCAATGCCTGCCTGATCGTCACCGAAGGGGGCGTGGGGTACGAAGTGGCCCTGCCCGCCCACACACTTGCCAATCTGCCGGGCAGGGGGGAACCCCTGGCGCTGTACACCAGCCTTGCCGTGCGTGAAGACGCGCTGGAACTCTTTGGTTTTGCCACCTTTGAAGAACGCCAGACCTTTGAAGTGCTGGTTTCCATCTCCAAGGTGGGCGCGCGCACGGCCCTTGGCATCCTTTCCATCTTCCGGCCCGACGACCTGCGCCGGGTTGTGTTTGAGGATGACGTGCTGGCCCTTACCCGCGTTTCGGGCATTGGCAAAAAAACCGCCGAGCATGTGTTTCTTGAGCTGAAGTACAAGCTCAAGGTCGAGGACGCCCCGCAGGCGGCGGCGCTGACCACGGGGACGCGGCCCGGTTCCGTGTTCCGCGACGTGCTGGACGGTCTGGGCAATCTTGGCTACGAGCCGGACGAATGCGCGCCTCTGGTCAAAAAACTGCTGCACGAAGAGCCTGATCTGGATGTGACCGGCGCGCTGCGCGCCACCCTCAAGGCCCTCGCCAAGGGGAAGGTCTGA
- a CDS encoding TetR family transcriptional regulator codes for MSKHQETKIIQRKQPRQARSADVVAAILEAAARVLATEGAQRFTTARVAERAGVSIGSLYQYFPNKAAILFRLQCEEWRQTTSLLQTILQDAGMPPLDRLRTLVHAFVTSECEEAAMRAALHDSAPLYRHAPETAEIKAESRQVLSDFVAEALPLATESQRALVAELTSVTLAAAGKHFSSQGRSPQENEACATAVADMLCAYFSAIAQGPLACPQAGDGPYTASAI; via the coding sequence ATGAGCAAGCACCAAGAAACGAAGATTATTCAACGAAAACAACCACGTCAGGCACGGTCTGCCGATGTGGTGGCCGCGATTCTTGAGGCTGCCGCTCGCGTTTTGGCCACTGAGGGAGCGCAGCGTTTTACCACTGCACGCGTGGCCGAACGGGCCGGGGTCAGCATTGGTTCGCTGTACCAGTATTTTCCCAACAAAGCGGCCATACTTTTTCGGCTTCAGTGTGAGGAATGGCGGCAAACCACCAGCCTTTTGCAAACCATTCTGCAAGACGCGGGCATGCCGCCGCTGGATCGGTTGCGTACACTTGTGCACGCCTTTGTGACGTCGGAATGTGAAGAAGCAGCCATGCGCGCGGCCCTGCACGACTCTGCGCCCCTGTACCGACATGCGCCGGAAACAGCAGAAATCAAGGCCGAGAGCCGCCAGGTTCTTTCAGATTTTGTGGCCGAGGCCTTGCCCCTCGCCACAGAAAGCCAAAGGGCATTGGTCGCGGAGCTGACCTCTGTAACTCTGGCTGCGGCGGGCAAACACTTTTCCTCGCAAGGGCGCAGCCCGCAGGAAAACGAGGCCTGTGCCACAGCCGTGGCAGACATGCTTTGCGCCTATTTCAGCGCCATTGCTCAGGGGCCGCTAGCCTGCCCGCAGGCGGGGGATGGGCCATACACGGCAAGCGCCATTTGA
- a CDS encoding class I SAM-dependent methyltransferase: protein MNSLSTQPLAHLLDTLLTQAETTTIEDICAATGLSAQALEQQKGCKTAYAGFYASLKNFAIPVSRRTGELLYMLARCSNARVVVEFGTSFGISTLFLAAALRDNGGDQLITSEFEPSKVARAQQNLQTSGLADLVEIRSGDALQTLGSNLPQHIDMLLLDGAKALYCDILKLAETGLRTGALVIADDAADSPEYLAYVRDPANGYMTLDFDDDVNLAVRLG from the coding sequence ATGAACAGCCTCAGCACGCAACCACTGGCCCATCTGCTTGATACCCTGCTTACCCAAGCGGAAACAACCACGATCGAAGATATTTGTGCAGCAACAGGCCTGAGCGCCCAAGCGCTGGAACAGCAAAAAGGCTGCAAAACCGCATATGCCGGTTTTTATGCCAGCCTGAAAAACTTTGCCATTCCCGTTTCCCGCAGAACCGGCGAACTTCTGTACATGCTGGCGCGCTGCAGCAATGCGCGAGTAGTGGTGGAATTTGGCACCTCATTCGGCATTTCCACCCTGTTTCTTGCCGCAGCCCTGCGCGACAACGGTGGCGACCAGCTGATTACAAGCGAGTTTGAACCCTCAAAAGTGGCGCGGGCGCAGCAGAATCTGCAAACTTCCGGACTGGCCGATCTGGTGGAAATTCGCTCTGGCGATGCCCTGCAAACCCTGGGCAGCAACCTGCCACAGCATATAGACATGCTGCTGCTCGACGGGGCAAAGGCCCTGTATTGCGATATTCTGAAACTGGCAGAAACTGGTTTGCGCACCGGCGCTCTAGTGATTGCCGATGACGCGGCCGACAGCCCGGAATACCTGGCCTACGTGCGCGATCCCGCCAACGGATATATGACGCTGGATTTTGATGACGATGTGAATCTTGCCGTGCGGCTGGGCTGA
- the moaA gene encoding GTP 3',8-cyclase MoaA: MQACVNPFAPLGNCAAPGEELAPLAHPAPLCDGHGRVVRYLRLSVTDRCNLRCAYCRSEINQKFIPHPKVLRYEEMARLVGMMAALGVSKVRLTGGEPFARKGCDELLHLLHTRYPSLDLRLTTNGTLLEPHIPLLRSVGVSAVNLSLDSFDRETFARVTGRDLLPAVLASLDGLLQAGIRVKINAVAMRGVNDGQMDDFVHAVRTMPVDLRFIEFMPMGSGTLWGPETFWSAADIRAEAERRVRLDPVQDSSAEAGPAKMFAVQGGKGRMGFITAVSCHFCGTCNRLRLTSDGNLRTCLFDDREYHLRGLLRNPRFDDGHLARVVRLACAGKPIGADLLKARKKGSAVADKQMVGIGG, encoded by the coding sequence ATGCAAGCATGTGTAAATCCATTTGCCCCTCTTGGCAACTGTGCCGCCCCCGGTGAAGAACTCGCGCCACTGGCGCACCCCGCCCCCCTGTGCGACGGTCACGGCCGCGTGGTGCGGTATCTGCGCCTTTCTGTCACTGACCGCTGCAATCTGCGCTGCGCCTATTGCCGTAGCGAGATAAACCAGAAGTTCATTCCGCACCCCAAAGTCCTGCGCTATGAAGAAATGGCCCGCCTTGTGGGCATGATGGCCGCGCTGGGCGTTTCCAAGGTGCGGCTTACCGGGGGCGAACCCTTTGCCCGAAAGGGCTGCGACGAACTGCTGCATCTGCTGCACACGCGCTACCCATCCCTTGATCTGCGTCTGACCACCAACGGCACTCTGCTTGAGCCGCACATTCCGCTGTTGCGCTCGGTGGGTGTGAGCGCCGTCAATCTTTCCCTCGACAGCTTTGACCGCGAAACTTTTGCCAGAGTGACCGGGCGCGACTTGCTGCCCGCTGTTCTCGCCTCGCTGGACGGGCTGCTGCAAGCGGGTATTCGCGTAAAAATCAACGCAGTCGCCATGCGCGGCGTCAATGACGGGCAGATGGACGATTTTGTTCATGCCGTGCGCACCATGCCCGTTGATCTGCGTTTTATCGAGTTTATGCCCATGGGCAGCGGCACCCTCTGGGGGCCGGAAACGTTCTGGTCTGCGGCAGACATCCGGGCCGAGGCCGAGCGCCGTGTGCGCCTTGATCCCGTGCAGGACAGCAGCGCGGAGGCTGGCCCCGCCAAGATGTTTGCCGTGCAGGGGGGCAAGGGCCGCATGGGATTTATCACCGCGGTATCCTGTCATTTCTGCGGCACGTGCAACCGGTTGCGACTCACCAGCGATGGCAACCTGCGCACGTGCCTGTTTGACGACAGGGAATATCACTTGCGGGGGCTTCTGCGTAATCCGCGTTTTGATGACGGGCATCTGGCCCGCGTGGTGCGTTTGGCCTGTGCTGGCAAGCCCATCGGTGCCGATCTGCTCAAGGCCCGCAAAAAAGGCTCCGCCGTGGCCGATAAACAGATGGTGGGCATTGGCGGTTGA